The following proteins are encoded in a genomic region of Maribacter hydrothermalis:
- the sufD gene encoding Fe-S cluster assembly protein SufD, whose product MDLKDKLISSFMAFENNVDVEHPVHDVRTAAIKNFEEKGFPSKKEEAWKYTSLNSLQKIDFSIFPKQENALEYKDVKRYFLHEIDSYKIVFVDGIYSSYLSETTHDGVDICLMSSALTKPMYKQVIDVYFNKIASKEESLTTLNTAFSREGAYIYIPKNKMPKKPIEILHFSTGNEASLLLQPRNLIVVEENAEVQIIERHQSLTSNEVLTNAVTEIFAAKSAIVDFYKIQNDAPTASLIDNTYIDQKDKSLVKVHTFSFGGKLTRNNLNFYQNGEYVDSTMKGVTILGEKQHVDHHTLVHHIEPNCESHQDYKGIYGDASTGVFNGKIIVDKIAQKTNAFQQNNNILISDKASINTKPQLEIFADDVKCSHGCTIGQLDEDALFYLQTRGIPQKEARALLMYAFANNVLSSVRIPELKTRINKLIAKKLGVNLGFDL is encoded by the coding sequence ATGGATTTAAAAGATAAATTGATTTCCTCTTTTATGGCGTTTGAGAACAACGTGGATGTTGAGCATCCGGTACACGATGTTCGTACAGCGGCTATAAAAAACTTTGAGGAAAAAGGGTTTCCTTCTAAAAAGGAAGAAGCTTGGAAATACACATCATTAAATAGCTTACAGAAAATAGACTTTAGCATTTTTCCAAAACAGGAAAATGCATTGGAATATAAAGATGTAAAACGCTATTTTCTTCACGAAATTGATTCGTATAAAATTGTTTTCGTTGATGGCATTTATAGTTCTTACTTATCTGAAACTACACACGATGGGGTAGACATTTGCTTAATGAGTTCGGCGTTGACAAAACCTATGTACAAGCAGGTTATCGATGTATATTTTAATAAAATAGCATCTAAAGAGGAGTCGTTAACTACATTGAACACTGCGTTCAGTAGAGAAGGGGCATACATCTATATCCCAAAGAATAAAATGCCTAAAAAACCTATTGAGATTTTGCATTTCTCTACAGGGAACGAGGCATCACTTTTATTGCAACCAAGAAATTTAATCGTTGTTGAAGAAAATGCCGAGGTTCAAATTATTGAACGTCACCAAAGTTTAACATCTAACGAAGTACTTACGAATGCCGTAACTGAAATATTCGCGGCTAAAAGTGCTATTGTTGATTTTTATAAAATTCAGAATGATGCTCCTACAGCATCGTTGATCGATAATACCTATATAGACCAAAAAGACAAGAGTCTTGTTAAGGTACATACCTTTTCTTTTGGGGGTAAATTAACGCGTAATAACCTTAATTTCTATCAAAATGGGGAGTATGTAGATTCTACCATGAAAGGCGTGACTATTTTAGGTGAAAAACAACATGTAGATCACCATACTTTAGTGCATCATATTGAGCCTAATTGCGAAAGTCACCAAGATTATAAAGGAATTTATGGTGATGCCTCTACAGGTGTTTTTAATGGTAAGATTATTGTAGATAAAATTGCTCAGAAGACAAATGCTTTTCAGCAGAACAATAACATTTTAATTAGTGATAAAGCAAGCATTAATACAAAGCCGCAATTAGAAATTTTTGCCGATGATGTAAAATGTTCTCACGGTTGTACTATAGGTCAGTTAGATGAAGATGCCCTTTTCTATTTACAGACCAGAGGTATTCCACAGAAAGAAGCAAGAGCCTTATTAATGTATGCCTTTGCAAATAATGTGTTGTCTTCGGTACGTATTCCAGAACTAAAGACTAGAATAAATAAATTGATTGCTAAGAAACTAGGGGTGAACCTTGGGTTCGATTTGTAG
- a CDS encoding HesB/IscA family protein, translating to MIQVSETAKQKVINLMTEEGFDATTDYVRVGVKSGGCSGLSYELNFDNKKDDADKVFEDNNVRIIVDKKSFLYLVGTVLEYSGGLNGKGFVFNNPNAQRTCGCGESFSL from the coding sequence ATGATTCAAGTATCAGAAACGGCCAAACAGAAAGTCATCAACCTAATGACAGAAGAAGGTTTTGATGCCACAACGGATTATGTGCGTGTTGGAGTTAAAAGCGGAGGCTGTAGTGGGTTGTCTTATGAACTAAACTTTGATAATAAAAAAGATGATGCAGACAAGGTTTTTGAAGACAATAACGTACGAATTATTGTAGACAAAAAGAGCTTTTTGTATTTAGTAGGTACGGTTTTAGAATACTCTGGCGGACTTAACGGAAAGGGATTTGTTTTTAATAATCCAAATGCCCAAAGAACGTGTGGTTGCGGTGAGAGTTTTTCATTGTAA
- a CDS encoding outer membrane protein, protein MKKVILVSFLVFTSLIMHAQDQKWSIEANYPLNVSDNLSFGELNGVVDFGIKYRFVQLGAVNIGAGLNAAFLKNHDEWTAGSQEDVDVVNDYKMKKLLIQPKVFAELAIPGFTKLKPQIALGYTIVNDDYYYKSGSNTEVDDNSTDGGLNLNLGLSYDISKRFFLQIQYDYININKKGDTVINGETLRYDYNDNGSLIKAGVGFRF, encoded by the coding sequence ATGAAAAAAGTTATTCTTGTCTCTTTTTTAGTTTTCACTTCTTTAATAATGCATGCTCAAGACCAGAAATGGAGTATTGAGGCTAATTATCCTTTAAATGTTTCAGACAATCTAAGTTTTGGTGAATTGAATGGTGTTGTAGATTTTGGTATTAAATATCGATTTGTTCAGTTAGGTGCCGTAAATATAGGCGCTGGTCTTAATGCTGCATTTTTAAAAAACCATGATGAATGGACTGCTGGTAGTCAAGAGGATGTTGATGTGGTAAATGATTATAAGATGAAAAAGCTTTTAATTCAACCGAAAGTGTTTGCTGAGTTGGCAATACCTGGGTTTACGAAACTTAAACCTCAAATTGCGTTGGGTTATACTATAGTTAATGATGATTATTATTATAAAAGCGGCAGTAATACTGAAGTTGATGATAATTCTACCGATGGTGGGTTAAACTTGAATTTAGGTCTGTCATATGATATTTCTAAAAGGTTCTTCCTTCAAATTCAATATGATTACATCAATATAAATAAAAAAGGAGATACTGTTATTAATGGCGAGACTTTGCGCTATGATTATAATGATAACGGAAGTCTAATAAAAGCCGGTGTCGGGTTTCGTTTTTAA
- a CDS encoding aminotransferase class V-fold PLP-dependent enzyme, producing the protein MLDIKKIRADFPILKREVNGKPLVYLDNAATSQTPQQVIDAIVDYYQNYNANIHRGVHTLSQEATDKYEQARIKIQKHFNAAKSYEIIYTSGTTHSINLVANGFSELIKKGDEVLVSAMEHHSNIVPWQMLCERTGAVLKVIPMNQDGELRMDAYNELLNDKTKLVFCNHISNALGTINPIEEIIEKAHKVGAAVLIDGAQAAPHLVADVQALDVDFYTCSAHKICGPTGVGMLYGKEEWLNQLPPYQGGGEMIAEVTFEKTTYADLPHKFEAGTPNICGGIAFGAALDYMNGIGFNEIAKYEHELLDYATQELLKIDGLKIYGTAKNKTSVISFNIEGIHPYDMGSILDKLGIAVRTGHHCAQPIMDFFKIPGTVRASFAFYNTREEVDVLIAGVLKAKSMLL; encoded by the coding sequence ATGTTAGATATTAAAAAAATAAGAGCAGATTTTCCAATTCTTAAGCGCGAGGTAAATGGTAAACCATTGGTCTATTTAGACAATGCCGCTACTTCGCAAACTCCACAGCAGGTTATAGATGCAATAGTAGATTACTATCAGAACTACAATGCCAATATTCACCGTGGGGTTCATACGCTTTCACAAGAAGCGACCGATAAATATGAGCAGGCAAGAATAAAGATTCAAAAGCATTTTAACGCGGCTAAATCTTACGAGATTATTTATACATCGGGGACTACGCATAGTATAAACCTTGTTGCAAACGGATTCTCTGAATTGATTAAAAAAGGAGATGAGGTTTTGGTTTCTGCAATGGAGCATCATTCTAATATTGTCCCTTGGCAAATGCTTTGTGAAAGAACCGGTGCGGTTTTAAAAGTAATCCCAATGAACCAAGATGGCGAATTACGCATGGATGCTTATAATGAGCTTCTTAACGATAAAACAAAATTGGTTTTCTGTAACCATATTTCTAATGCTTTAGGGACTATTAATCCAATTGAAGAAATAATTGAAAAGGCTCATAAAGTTGGTGCAGCGGTATTAATTGATGGCGCTCAGGCAGCTCCGCATTTGGTAGCAGATGTACAGGCATTAGATGTTGATTTTTATACCTGCTCCGCCCACAAAATATGTGGACCAACAGGTGTTGGTATGTTATATGGTAAAGAAGAGTGGTTGAATCAATTACCACCGTACCAAGGTGGTGGCGAAATGATTGCCGAAGTAACTTTCGAGAAAACTACCTATGCAGACCTACCTCATAAATTTGAAGCAGGGACACCTAATATCTGTGGCGGTATCGCTTTCGGAGCGGCATTAGATTACATGAATGGTATTGGCTTTAATGAAATTGCTAAATATGAGCATGAGTTGCTTGATTATGCTACGCAGGAATTATTAAAGATAGACGGATTAAAAATTTACGGGACTGCAAAAAATAAGACTTCTGTTATTTCATTTAATATCGAAGGTATTCACCCGTATGATATGGGCAGTATTTTAGATAAATTAGGTATTGCGGTGCGTACAGGACACCATTGTGCACAGCCTATTATGGACTTCTTTAAAATACCCGGCACCGTGCGTGCTAGTTTTGCTTTTTATAATACTAGAGAAGAAGTAGATGTGCTTATCGCTGGTGTGTTAAAAGCGAAAAGTATGTTGTTGTAA
- a CDS encoding DUF2480 family protein, whose translation MQDEIVNKVAQSKLITFNLEDYYPKGNRMVLDIKDWLFEGFILREKEFRNYVDEHDWSQYKDAYVAMQCSTDAIVPGWAYLLLSVKLSGIAKKAIQGTLVDLETSSYQSIIENIDVAEYQDKLIIIKGCSKKPVPSNAYLFLAERLKPVAKSIMYGEACSSVPLYKRK comes from the coding sequence ATGCAAGATGAAATCGTAAATAAAGTTGCCCAGAGCAAACTAATTACTTTTAACCTTGAGGATTATTATCCCAAAGGGAACAGAATGGTTTTGGATATTAAAGATTGGCTGTTTGAAGGTTTTATTTTAAGGGAAAAAGAATTTAGAAACTATGTAGATGAACATGATTGGTCTCAGTATAAAGATGCCTATGTTGCCATGCAATGTTCTACCGATGCTATTGTGCCAGGTTGGGCTTATTTATTGTTAAGTGTAAAGCTTAGCGGTATTGCAAAAAAGGCAATTCAAGGAACTTTAGTGGATTTAGAAACAAGTAGTTATCAATCTATTATTGAAAATATCGATGTTGCTGAGTATCAAGACAAATTAATAATTATTAAAGGATGCAGTAAAAAACCTGTGCCTTCTAACGCTTATCTGTTTCTCGCTGAGCGTTTAAAACCTGTTGCAAAGTCCATTATGTATGGTGAGGCATGCTCTTCTGTGCCGTTATATAAAAGAAAATAA
- the sufC gene encoding Fe-S cluster assembly ATPase SufC: MLKIKDLHASVEDKEILRGINLEIKAGEVHAIMGPNGSGKSTLASVIAGNENFEVTKGSIELSGENLEDVSPEERAHKGVFLSFQYPVEIPGVSVTNFMKTAINESRKARGLEDMPAKDMLKLIREKSELLEIDRKFLSRSLNEGFSGGEKKRNEIFQMAMLEPKVAILDETDSGLDIDALRIVAGGVNKLKSKDNAVILITHYQRLLEYIVPDFVHVLHNGKIVKSGGKELALELEEKGYDWLKQEAAV, from the coding sequence ATGTTGAAAATTAAAGATCTACATGCTAGCGTAGAGGATAAAGAAATATTAAGAGGAATTAACCTTGAAATAAAAGCGGGTGAAGTACATGCAATAATGGGCCCTAACGGTTCGGGTAAAAGTACATTAGCTTCTGTTATTGCTGGTAATGAAAATTTTGAGGTTACAAAAGGCTCAATAGAATTGAGTGGTGAAAACTTAGAAGATGTTTCTCCTGAAGAAAGAGCACATAAAGGCGTTTTTCTATCTTTTCAATACCCCGTTGAAATACCTGGTGTTTCTGTAACCAATTTTATGAAAACAGCAATTAACGAATCGCGTAAGGCTAGAGGTTTGGAAGATATGCCTGCAAAGGATATGTTGAAATTGATTCGTGAAAAATCTGAATTATTGGAAATTGACCGAAAGTTCTTATCTAGATCATTGAATGAAGGTTTTTCTGGTGGCGAGAAAAAACGTAACGAGATTTTTCAAATGGCAATGCTAGAACCTAAAGTTGCTATTTTAGATGAAACTGATTCTGGTTTGGATATTGACGCTTTACGAATTGTTGCTGGTGGAGTAAATAAATTGAAAAGTAAAGACAATGCTGTTATCTTAATTACGCACTACCAACGTTTATTGGAGTATATAGTTCCTGATTTTGTACATGTTTTACATAACGGTAAAATTGTAAAATCTGGCGGTAAAGAACTTGCTTTAGAACTTGAAGAAAAAGGATACGACTGGTTAAAGCAAGAAGCAGCGGTGTAA
- the hflX gene encoding GTPase HflX, with translation MIEKKSIDYEKAVLIGVINKEQNEEKVSEYLDELEFLTYTAGGEVIKRFTQRMDIPNPKTLIGTGKMEEIEKYVEEHEIGSVIFDDELTPGQQRNIEKQLRCKIIDRTSLILDIFAQRAQTSYARTQVELAQYEYLLPRLTGLWTHLERQKGGIGMRGPGETEIETDRRIVRDRITLLKKKLTKIDRQMETQRGNRGALVRVALVGYTNVGKSTLMNVISKSDVFAENKLFATLDTTVRKVVIGNLPFLLSDTVGFIRKLPTQLVESFKSTLDEVREADLLLHIVDISHPQFEEHIASVNKILSEIKSSDKKIIMVFNKIDQYEHETIDEDDLTTERTGRHFTISDWKKTWMEKVGDRAIFISALNKENLDEFRKRVYDEVRDIHITRFPYNNFLYPEHLDEY, from the coding sequence ATGATAGAAAAGAAAAGTATAGATTATGAAAAAGCAGTTCTTATTGGTGTAATCAATAAAGAACAAAATGAAGAAAAGGTTTCGGAATATTTAGATGAACTAGAGTTCCTTACCTATACTGCTGGCGGAGAAGTAATAAAGCGGTTTACTCAACGTATGGATATCCCCAACCCTAAAACCTTAATAGGTACAGGGAAAATGGAGGAAATAGAAAAATATGTCGAAGAACATGAAATTGGCTCCGTAATTTTTGATGACGAACTTACCCCTGGTCAACAACGCAATATTGAAAAGCAATTACGTTGTAAAATAATTGACCGCACCAGTTTAATATTGGACATTTTTGCTCAACGAGCGCAAACGAGCTATGCAAGAACTCAGGTAGAACTTGCGCAATACGAATATTTACTGCCAAGACTAACAGGCCTTTGGACGCACTTAGAGCGCCAAAAGGGGGGTATTGGCATGCGCGGACCTGGTGAAACAGAAATTGAAACGGATAGGCGTATTGTTCGTGACCGAATTACTTTATTAAAAAAGAAGCTGACCAAGATTGATCGCCAAATGGAAACCCAAAGAGGTAACCGCGGTGCTTTGGTAAGAGTTGCTTTGGTTGGGTATACCAATGTAGGTAAATCTACCTTAATGAACGTTATCAGTAAAAGTGATGTATTTGCGGAGAATAAGCTGTTTGCCACATTGGACACAACGGTTAGAAAAGTAGTTATAGGCAACTTACCATTTCTTTTAAGTGATACAGTAGGATTTATAAGAAAACTACCAACGCAGTTAGTTGAGAGCTTTAAAAGTACTTTAGATGAAGTTCGTGAAGCCGATTTATTGCTTCACATTGTAGATATTTCGCATCCACAGTTTGAAGAGCATATAGCGTCTGTAAACAAAATTTTATCAGAAATTAAAAGTTCGGATAAGAAAATAATTATGGTCTTTAATAAGATCGACCAATATGAACATGAAACTATTGACGAAGATGATTTAACTACCGAACGTACAGGAAGACATTTTACCATAAGTGACTGGAAAAAAACATGGATGGAAAAGGTTGGCGATAGAGCAATTTTCATATCAGCTTTAAATAAGGAAAATTTAGATGAATTTAGAAAGCGTGTTTATGACGAAGTAAGAGATATCCATATTACTCGATTTCCCTATAATAATTTTCTGTATCCTGAGCATTTGGACGAATATTAA
- a CDS encoding SUF system Fe-S cluster assembly protein — protein sequence MSNENIAEDSAELGEKIVKILKTIYDPEIPVDIYELGLIYDVLVNEDNEVKILMTLTSPNCPVAESLPAEVEEKVKSLDAIKDAEVEITFDPPWTQDLMSEEAKLELGLL from the coding sequence ATGAGTAATGAAAATATAGCTGAAGACAGCGCAGAATTAGGAGAGAAAATCGTTAAGATTTTAAAGACCATATATGACCCAGAAATTCCTGTAGATATTTATGAATTAGGCTTGATCTATGACGTTTTGGTGAATGAAGATAATGAAGTAAAGATCTTAATGACACTTACCTCACCTAACTGTCCTGTAGCTGAGAGTTTACCGGCAGAAGTAGAAGAAAAAGTGAAGTCGCTAGATGCCATTAAAGATGCTGAGGTAGAAATTACTTTTGATCCTCCTTGGACACAGGACTTAATGAGCGAAGAAGCAAAATTAGAATTGGGACTTCTTTAA
- a CDS encoding SufE family protein: MEIKEIQEEIIDEFSMFDDWMQRYEYMIELGKSLPLIKEEFKTDNNIIKGCQSKVWVHAELEDNKLVFTADSDAIITKGIIAILIRAFSNQKPQDILDADTQFIDEIGLKEHLSPTRANGLVSMIKQLKLYAVAYQTQIEE; the protein is encoded by the coding sequence ATGGAAATTAAAGAGATACAAGAAGAGATTATAGACGAATTTTCCATGTTCGATGATTGGATGCAGCGATATGAGTATATGATTGAATTAGGAAAATCGCTACCATTGATCAAAGAAGAATTTAAGACCGATAATAACATCATTAAAGGTTGTCAAAGCAAGGTTTGGGTACATGCTGAATTAGAAGATAACAAATTGGTTTTTACGGCAGATAGCGATGCTATTATTACCAAAGGTATTATTGCAATTCTAATACGTGCTTTTAGTAACCAGAAACCACAAGATATTTTAGATGCGGATACGCAATTTATTGATGAAATTGGCCTAAAAGAGCATTTGTCGCCTACACGGGCAAACGGTTTGGTTAGTATGATCAAACAATTAAAGTTATACGCAGTAGCGTATCAAACACAAATTGAAGAATAA
- a CDS encoding N-acyl homoserine lactonase family protein gives MMIKNVLIITVLFAAFSCKENKKESKDSSAAIEVVKPEVKLYTFDGGTVMVNNLELFSQDTTYQGQTKEFADPFYVISHPKGNLMWDAGLPEGLIAMGEPYTEPSGSFTVSRKDSVVNQLKSIGMSPADIKYIALSHTHFDHSGHANVFKDATWLVQKNEYDFITSEEAQKNNADLYNAIKELTVTEQLNGEHDVFGDGTVIIKSMPGHTPGHQVLYLDLAETGSVLLTGDLYHLYENRENRGVPIFNFNVEQTLNSMTEFEALAKENNARVIMQHSKEDFNKMPKAPEYLK, from the coding sequence ATGATGATAAAAAACGTATTAATCATAACAGTTCTTTTTGCAGCATTTAGTTGTAAGGAAAACAAAAAGGAATCTAAAGATTCATCGGCTGCCATAGAGGTGGTAAAGCCAGAAGTAAAACTGTACACTTTTGATGGTGGTACGGTGATGGTTAATAATTTAGAATTATTTTCTCAGGATACAACCTATCAAGGACAAACAAAAGAATTTGCTGATCCTTTTTATGTTATTAGTCACCCGAAAGGAAATTTAATGTGGGATGCAGGTTTACCTGAAGGTTTAATTGCAATGGGAGAACCTTATACTGAACCTAGTGGTTCATTTACGGTATCTAGAAAAGACTCTGTTGTAAATCAATTGAAAAGCATAGGAATGTCTCCAGCCGATATTAAATATATTGCTTTGTCTCATACTCATTTTGATCATAGCGGTCATGCAAATGTTTTTAAAGATGCAACATGGCTGGTTCAAAAAAACGAATATGATTTTATTACTAGTGAAGAAGCACAGAAGAATAATGCTGATTTGTACAACGCAATAAAAGAATTGACCGTAACGGAACAACTCAACGGAGAACATGATGTTTTTGGAGATGGCACGGTAATTATCAAGTCTATGCCGGGACATACACCTGGGCATCAAGTGTTGTATTTAGATTTAGCTGAAACTGGATCCGTATTACTAACCGGGGATTTGTATCATTTATATGAAAATAGGGAGAACAGAGGTGTTCCTATTTTTAATTTTAATGTGGAACAAACATTAAATAGTATGACTGAATTCGAAGCATTAGCGAAAGAAAACAATGCTAGGGTTATCATGCAACATTCAAAAGAAGATTTTAATAAAATGCCTAAGGCACCAGAATATTTAAAGTAA
- a CDS encoding DUF3078 domain-containing protein, whose product MKKIVLTLALAFVATVGFSQTEEELKGQLGAVKDSIAAIQGRADAIQGKIDALPGWKKGAFGTIGVNLSSFNNWYGQGTPDVSSGNIGVTVNAFANLTEEKFFWRNSGNVNLGWVKFDDKNDATDDDSFRQGTDVFNITSLYGRKLNEKFAISGLGEYRTTLLNNFNDPGYLDLGVGATWTPITDLVVVIHPLNYNFVFSNNDAVFESSLGAKIVADYTKKIGAVNFKTNLSMFQSYKSGDLSNFTWINSFGYTLWNGIGLGFEFGLRDNKQEALNYALTGPTPTPTATFDNIDNKLQTYFLVGLNYAF is encoded by the coding sequence ATGAAAAAAATTGTTTTAACACTTGCCCTTGCTTTTGTTGCAACTGTTGGTTTTTCTCAAACAGAAGAGGAGCTTAAAGGTCAATTAGGTGCAGTTAAAGATTCTATCGCTGCTATTCAAGGTAGAGCTGATGCTATTCAAGGTAAAATTGATGCATTACCAGGGTGGAAAAAAGGAGCTTTTGGTACAATAGGTGTTAACCTTAGCAGCTTTAATAATTGGTACGGGCAAGGCACACCAGATGTATCTTCGGGTAATATTGGTGTAACAGTAAATGCATTTGCAAATTTAACAGAAGAGAAGTTCTTTTGGAGAAACTCGGGTAATGTCAACTTAGGGTGGGTAAAATTCGATGATAAGAATGATGCAACCGATGATGATAGCTTTAGACAAGGAACGGATGTTTTCAATATAACTTCACTTTACGGAAGAAAGTTAAATGAAAAATTCGCAATTTCTGGTTTAGGAGAATACCGTACTACGCTTTTAAATAACTTCAATGATCCTGGATATTTAGATTTAGGGGTTGGTGCTACTTGGACACCAATTACAGATTTAGTAGTGGTTATACATCCTTTAAACTACAACTTTGTATTTAGTAATAACGATGCTGTTTTCGAATCTTCTTTGGGAGCTAAAATTGTTGCTGATTATACAAAGAAAATTGGTGCCGTAAATTTTAAAACTAACCTTTCTATGTTTCAAAGTTATAAGAGCGGAGACCTTTCTAACTTCACCTGGATCAACTCTTTTGGTTATACCTTATGGAATGGTATAGGTTTAGGGTTTGAGTTTGGTTTACGTGATAACAAGCAAGAGGCTTTAAATTACGCTTTAACTGGTCCGACACCAACACCAACAGCTACTTTTGACAATATAGATAATAAATTACAGACCTATTTCTTAGTAGGTCTTAACTATGCATTTTAA
- the sufB gene encoding Fe-S cluster assembly protein SufB, with translation MAYTEEELKKELETKEYEYGFYTDIESDTFPIGLTEEIVIAISKKKEEPEWMTLWRLEAFKIWKNMEEPTWANVHYEKPDFQKISYYSAPKSADPNKTLDDVDPDLLEMYRKLGISIDEQKKLQNVAVDIVVDSVSVATTFKKTLAEKGIIFMPISEAIKEHPELVKKYMGTVVPKTDNFYAALNSAVFTDGSFCYIPKGVRCPMELSTYFRINQAGTGQFERTLLIADEDSYVSYLEGCTAPSRDENQLHAAVVELIALDGAEIKYSTVQNWFPGGKDGKGGVYNFVTKRAICEKNAKVSWTQVETGSAVTWKYPSCILKGDNSIGEFYSIAVTNNYQQADTGTKMVHLGKNTKSTIISKGISAGKSQNSYRGLVQVNSRAENARNFSQCDSLLMGNECGAHTFPYIEAKNKSAMIEHEATTSKIGEDQIFYCNQRGIPTEKAIALIVNGFSKEVLNKLPMEFAVEAQKLLEISLEGSVG, from the coding sequence ATGGCATATACAGAAGAAGAATTAAAGAAAGAACTGGAAACCAAGGAGTATGAATATGGTTTTTATACAGATATAGAATCGGATACATTTCCAATTGGCTTAACCGAGGAAATTGTTATCGCCATATCCAAGAAAAAAGAAGAACCAGAGTGGATGACACTTTGGCGTTTAGAGGCTTTTAAAATTTGGAAAAATATGGAAGAGCCTACTTGGGCAAACGTACATTATGAAAAACCAGATTTCCAGAAAATCAGTTATTATTCTGCACCAAAATCTGCAGATCCTAATAAAACGTTGGATGATGTAGACCCAGATTTGTTAGAAATGTATCGTAAACTGGGCATTTCAATTGATGAGCAAAAGAAACTGCAAAACGTAGCAGTTGATATTGTTGTCGATTCAGTTTCAGTGGCAACTACTTTCAAAAAAACTTTAGCAGAAAAAGGAATTATTTTTATGCCTATTTCCGAAGCTATAAAGGAGCACCCGGAATTGGTGAAAAAGTATATGGGTACAGTAGTACCAAAGACCGATAATTTTTACGCTGCTTTAAATTCAGCCGTGTTTACAGATGGATCTTTTTGCTATATCCCAAAAGGGGTACGTTGCCCAATGGAACTTTCTACCTACTTTAGAATCAATCAGGCTGGTACAGGTCAGTTTGAGCGTACATTGCTTATTGCCGATGAAGACAGTTATGTTAGTTATTTAGAAGGGTGTACTGCTCCATCAAGAGATGAAAATCAATTGCATGCAGCCGTGGTAGAGCTCATAGCTTTAGATGGTGCGGAAATAAAATATTCTACCGTTCAAAACTGGTTCCCGGGCGGTAAAGATGGTAAAGGTGGTGTTTATAACTTCGTTACTAAAAGAGCCATTTGCGAAAAGAACGCTAAAGTGTCTTGGACACAAGTTGAAACGGGTTCGGCAGTAACATGGAAATATCCTTCTTGTATTTTAAAAGGAGATAATTCCATAGGTGAATTTTATTCTATTGCGGTAACAAATAATTATCAACAAGCAGATACAGGTACTAAAATGGTTCATCTTGGTAAGAATACTAAAAGTACTATTATTTCTAAAGGTATATCTGCAGGTAAATCGCAAAATAGTTATCGTGGTTTGGTACAGGTAAATAGTCGTGCCGAAAATGCCCGTAACTTCTCTCAATGCGATTCATTGTTAATGGGTAATGAATGTGGTGCACATACCTTTCCTTACATAGAAGCGAAGAATAAAAGTGCTATGATAGAGCATGAGGCGACCACTAGTAAAATAGGGGAAGACCAAATTTTCTATTGTAACCAAAGAGGTATACCTACGGAAAAAGCAATTGCATTAATTGTAAATGGTTTTAGTAAAGAAGTACTCAATAAATTACCAATGGAATTTGCAGTAGAAGCGCAAAAATTATTGGAAATTAGTTTAGAGGGTTCTGTTGGTTAA